In Halobacteriovorax sp. HLS, one DNA window encodes the following:
- the secD gene encoding protein translocase subunit SecD: protein MKRSWWYRFIFLLLVAVTSVVMILPTTMDFHEESNYPVKSKINLGLDLQGGLYMILGIDFKKVYKEEVEGYARKISNLLKDEGILATNGELDVADELDPKISLVLANASDMSKVKDKIHEFYQGYIRITADTGTNLQIALTKVLKTQIEEQSVSKSIEVIRNRIDEFGVTEPEIISQGNDRIIVQLPGVKDIDRAKDLIGKTAKLTFNLVNNEVSPVTIQEWITKAEATGITFKKGDRFSTYLNGLNDYLKGEKLLPAGWVLAFEKKVSKVTNELESKIPYLVEENTALTGEALQDARVQIDQQKNEPYVSLEFKSSGAKLFEEITGNSIGRQLAIILDGNVYSAPSINSRIGGGRAQITLGSGGFNSVMKDARDLALVLRAGALPVQLDFLEQRTVGPSLGHDSIDKARFASMIACLVVFGFILIYYRVSGGIAIVTLGLNVLVVLACLVGLEATLTLPGIAGIALTIGMAVDANIIIYERIREEIRKGVGYYKAVESGFDSAFWTIIDANITTALAGFCLLNFGTGPIRGFAVTLIIGIFATVYTSYFVGKLLFEFYMDKTRGEDLSI, encoded by the coding sequence ATGAAAAGAAGCTGGTGGTATCGCTTTATTTTCCTATTGTTAGTTGCTGTAACGTCGGTAGTGATGATCTTACCTACGACAATGGACTTCCATGAAGAATCTAATTACCCTGTTAAGTCTAAGATTAACCTAGGGCTCGACCTACAAGGTGGTCTCTACATGATTCTTGGTATCGACTTTAAGAAAGTCTACAAAGAAGAAGTAGAAGGTTATGCTAGAAAGATTTCTAATCTTTTAAAAGATGAAGGAATCCTAGCAACAAATGGTGAGTTAGATGTTGCTGATGAGCTTGATCCTAAGATCTCTCTTGTTCTAGCGAATGCATCTGATATGTCAAAAGTAAAAGATAAGATTCACGAATTCTATCAAGGTTATATTAGAATCACTGCTGATACTGGTACAAACCTACAGATCGCTTTAACGAAAGTTTTAAAAACACAAATTGAAGAACAGTCGGTATCAAAGTCTATTGAAGTTATCCGTAACCGTATTGATGAGTTTGGTGTAACTGAGCCTGAAATTATTTCTCAAGGTAATGATAGAATTATCGTTCAGCTTCCTGGTGTTAAAGATATCGATAGAGCGAAAGACCTCATCGGTAAAACAGCTAAGTTAACATTTAATCTTGTTAATAATGAAGTAAGCCCAGTAACTATTCAGGAATGGATAACTAAGGCCGAAGCAACTGGTATAACTTTCAAAAAAGGTGATCGTTTTTCGACTTATTTAAATGGTCTGAATGATTACTTAAAAGGTGAGAAGCTTCTACCTGCTGGTTGGGTTTTAGCTTTTGAAAAGAAAGTTAGTAAAGTAACTAATGAGCTTGAATCTAAAATACCTTACCTAGTAGAAGAGAATACTGCTCTAACAGGTGAAGCTCTTCAAGATGCTAGAGTACAAATTGATCAACAAAAGAATGAGCCTTACGTTTCTTTAGAGTTCAAATCAAGTGGAGCAAAGCTCTTTGAAGAGATCACTGGAAATAGTATTGGTAGACAATTAGCGATTATCCTAGATGGTAACGTTTACAGTGCACCAAGTATCAATTCAAGAATTGGTGGTGGTAGAGCACAAATTACTCTTGGTTCTGGTGGTTTCAATTCTGTTATGAAAGATGCAAGAGACTTGGCCCTTGTTCTAAGAGCTGGTGCACTTCCTGTGCAACTAGACTTTCTAGAGCAAAGAACAGTTGGTCCTTCTCTTGGTCATGATTCGATTGATAAGGCTCGCTTTGCTTCTATGATTGCTTGTTTAGTCGTATTTGGATTTATCCTTATCTATTATAGAGTAAGTGGTGGAATCGCTATTGTAACTCTTGGTTTAAACGTTCTTGTTGTTCTAGCATGTCTAGTTGGGCTTGAAGCAACACTTACTCTTCCAGGTATTGCAGGTATCGCGCTTACGATTGGTATGGCCGTCGATGCAAATATTATTATCTATGAAAGAATACGAGAAGAAATTCGTAAAGGTGTTGGTTACTACAAGGCCGTTGAAAGTGGATTTGATTCAGCTTTCTGGACAATCATTGATGCTAACATTACGACAGCTCTAGCTGGTTTCTGTCTGCTCAACTTTGGTACTGGTCCAATTAGAGGGTTCGCTGTAACTCTTATCATTGGTATCTTTGCTACTGTTTACACTTCTTACTTTGTTGGGAAGTTATTATTTGAGTTCTATATGGATAAAACTAGAGGAGAAGACCTTAGTATCTAA
- the secF gene encoding protein translocase subunit SecF, whose product MFEIIKSDTKINFVSKFSITATLSLILVAVSIFGIVTKMDYGVDFRGGAEIQLKFRDAVALDGIRKTLTDAGFKGIAAQSIGEPVDNEYLVKVQGDESNLNQITDQVSSALSNTYASAGVEVRKVDIVGPKAGAQLRISGFQAMLWALIAIMIYIGLRFDFKYSPGAIVALFHDVTIILGVFAFFHVEFTLQTVAALLAVIGYSVNDTVIVYDRVREHEDRNPALALGTHINNAVNETLSRTIMTSLTTLFVSGVMYVFGGLAIRDFFLAITLGVVIGTYSSIFVAAPVTLFFDRMKGKEQGSAAKA is encoded by the coding sequence GTGTTTGAAATAATTAAAAGTGACACAAAAATTAATTTTGTATCTAAGTTTTCTATAACTGCAACATTGTCTCTTATTCTTGTCGCTGTTTCGATTTTTGGAATTGTTACCAAAATGGATTACGGGGTAGACTTTAGAGGTGGAGCAGAAATACAACTAAAGTTTAGAGATGCAGTTGCGCTTGATGGAATTAGAAAGACTCTAACTGACGCCGGATTCAAAGGAATCGCTGCTCAAAGTATTGGTGAGCCAGTAGATAATGAATACCTTGTTAAAGTGCAAGGTGATGAGTCAAATTTAAACCAAATTACAGATCAGGTTTCAAGTGCTCTATCTAATACTTACGCTTCAGCTGGAGTAGAAGTTAGAAAGGTAGATATCGTTGGACCAAAAGCTGGGGCCCAGTTGAGAATTTCAGGTTTTCAAGCAATGCTTTGGGCCTTAATTGCTATCATGATCTACATTGGATTAAGATTTGATTTTAAGTATTCTCCAGGAGCTATCGTTGCACTCTTTCATGATGTAACAATAATTCTTGGTGTATTTGCATTCTTTCATGTTGAATTTACTCTACAGACTGTTGCGGCCCTTCTTGCTGTTATTGGTTACTCAGTGAATGATACGGTTATTGTTTATGATAGAGTAAGAGAGCATGAAGATAGAAATCCTGCCCTAGCTCTTGGAACTCATATTAATAATGCTGTTAATGAAACACTTTCAAGAACAATTATGACTTCACTTACAACTTTATTTGTTTCTGGTGTTATGTATGTTTTTGGTGGACTTGCGATTAGAGATTTCTTCTTAGCAATTACTCTTGGTGTTGTGATTGGTACTTATTCATCAATCTTCGTGGCCGCTCCTGTGACTTTATTCTTTGATAGGATGAAAGGTAAGGAGCAGGGCTCAGCTGCTAAGGCATAG
- a CDS encoding HU family DNA-binding protein has protein sequence MTKADLVAAIEKQANLTHKQAESIVNICFDSMIKSLYNDERIEIRGFGSFANRNYKAYEGRNPKTGKVVKVPPKKVPFFKVGKELREMVDQGKDKYVIREA, from the coding sequence ATGACTAAAGCGGATCTTGTAGCTGCTATCGAAAAGCAGGCAAACTTAACACACAAACAAGCGGAATCAATCGTAAACATTTGTTTTGATTCAATGATCAAATCCCTCTATAACGATGAGAGAATTGAAATCAGAGGATTTGGCTCATTTGCTAATAGAAATTATAAAGCTTATGAAGGACGTAACCCTAAGACTGGTAAAGTAGTAAAAGTACCACCTAAGAAAGTTCCATTTTTCAAAGTAGGTAAAGAACTTAGAGAAATGGTAGACCAAGGTAAAGATAAGTACGTCATTCGCGAAGCATAA